A genomic region of Trifolium pratense cultivar HEN17-A07 linkage group LG3, ARS_RC_1.1, whole genome shotgun sequence contains the following coding sequences:
- the LOC123918218 gene encoding thylakoid lumenal 15 kDa protein 1, chloroplastic — protein sequence MALFLNASLSSTSKPHRHNLLKSKPSFSTTSATHLPLFLLAPNLKQQVSQKLTLSSFGASVSSATLVALLSASLFFVDPALAFKGGGPYGQGVTRGQDLSGKDFSGKTLIKQDFKTSILRQANFKGANLLGASFFDADLTGADLSDADLRSADFSLANVTKVNLSNANLEGALVTGNTSFKGSNITGADFTDVPLREDQREYLCKIADGVNSTTGNATRDTLLCN from the exons ATGGCTCTTTTTCTTAACGCTTCCTTGTCTTCAACTTCCAAACCTCATCGTCACAATCTCTTGAAATCGAAACCTTCCTTTTCAACCACCTCAGCAACTCATCTTCCTCTGTTTCTTCTG GCACCTAATCTGAAACAACAAGTTTCTCAAAAACTCACATTATCATCATTTGGTGCATCAGTTTCTAGTGCTACCCTTGTTGCTCTTCTATCTGCTTCTCTTTTCTTTGTTGATCCCGCACTAGCATTTAag GGTGGAGGGCCATATGGTCAAGGGGTTACTAGGGGACAAGATCTTTCCGGGAAAGATTTCAGTGGCAAGACACTCATCAAGCAAGACTTCAAAACG TCCATACTGCGACAGGCCAATTTTAAAGGTGCAAATTTGTTAGGTGCTAGCTTCTTTGATGCTGATTTAACAG GTGCTGATCTTTCAGATGCTGATCTTAGAAGTGCAGACTTTTCCCTTGCAAATGTGACAAAG GTAAATTTGAGCAATGCTAACTTGGAAGGTGCACTTGTAACGGGAAATACATCTTTTAAGGGATCAAATATTACAGGCGCTG ATTTCACTGATGTGCCACTAAGAGAAGATCAGCGCGAATACCTCTGCAAAATTGCTGACGG AGTGAACTCAACAACTGGAAATGCTACACGCGATACATTGCTGTGCAATTAG
- the LOC123913360 gene encoding uncharacterized protein LOC123913360, whose product MEVVIPAKRDKGGRRFGFARFDRVSDVRKFEYELDNIIIGREKLSVNLSRFQRPGDNNRIADRREVRKGSRGISRTMDNKSRRISRTMDNKSRSKSRISRNHTIPSREVKDGSYARAVRRGGSTRQGDDQQRVVFSYEAEKNDMFRLQKCFIGEVIHLGMSYNIQSAFHRQGYFGVKVTPLGARLTLLDGQEEGEVQALMDEAKDWLKQWFTEIRPWSPKEIDRDRYVWLRVYGIPTHAWNDIFFEQVSKPWGSFINVDDATMKKLTMDVARILI is encoded by the coding sequence ATGGAGGTGGTGATACCAGCGAAAAGAGATAAGGGAGGTAGAAGATTCGGGTTTGCGCGGTTCGATCGGGTGTCTGATGTACGCAAATTTGAATACGAGTTAGATAATATCATTATCGGGAGGGAAAAGCTCTCTGTGAATCTTTCACGTTTTCAACGTCCTGGAGATAACAATAGGATTGCTGATAGAAGAGAAGTAAGAAAAGGATCACGCGGAATTAGTAGGACTATGGACAACAAATCACGCAGAATTAGTAGGACTATGGACAACAAATCACGTTCTAAATCCAGAATCAGTCGAAACCACACCATCCCTTCACGTGAGGTAAAAGATGGATCTTATGCTCGGGCGGTTCGGCGTGGTGGTTCAACGAGGCAGGGAGATGATCAGCAGCGCGTTGTGTTCTCGTACGAGGCGGAGAAGAATGACATGTTTAGATTGCAAAAATGCTTTATAGGGGAGGTCATTCATCTGGGAATGTCATACAACATCCAAAGTGCCTTTCATAGACAGGGGTACTTTGGTGTTAAGGTTACTCCTCTAGGTGCTAGATTGACGTTATTAGATGGACAAGAGGAGGGTGAGGTGCAGGCTCTGATGGATGAAGCGAAAGACTGGTTGAAACAATGGTTTACGGAGATTCGGCCATGGAGTCCTAAAGAGATTGATCGTGACAGATATGTATGGTTACGAGTCTATGGTATTCCGACTCACGCATGGAATGATATTTTCTTTGAACAAGTTTCCAAACCGTGGGGTTCTTTCATTAATGTCGACGATGCTACGATGAAGAAACTTACTATGGATGTTGCACGAATCTTGATTTGA
- the LOC123913361 gene encoding AT-hook motif nuclear-localized protein 2-like, with protein sequence MEPITLEIPSGEDIAESIINYARHRQVSLTVLSGFGPISSVTLAPNLSMEGPFQMTSLYGTYINADCDDVPPRFIANPPHSSFSVVFTDNDGKVFGGIVGGEVIAADVVYVNVVIVNGFDFDVVDDDGSTQSDSD encoded by the coding sequence ATGGAACCTATTACCCTTGAGATTCCTAGTGGAGAAGATATTGCGGAGAGTATAATCAATTATGCACGGCACCGCCAAGTCAGCTTAACAGTGTTGAGTGGCTTCGGCCCTATTTCAAGCGTCACCCTTGCCCCAAATTTATCCATGGAAGGACCATTTCAGATGACATCGCTATACGGAACGTATATCAATGCTGATTGTGATGATGTTCCCCCACGGTTCATCGCTAATCCACCACATTCATCATTTTCAGTTGTCTTCACTGACAATGATGGAAAGGTGTTTGGAGGAATTGTTGGAGGGGAAGTTATTGCTGCTGACGTAGTTTACGTTAACGTTGTTATTGTCAATGGTTTTGACTTTGATGTTGTGGATGATGATGGTTCAACTCAGAGTGATAGCGACTAG
- the LOC123918216 gene encoding tropinone reductase homolog At5g06060-like, whose protein sequence is MAAEEAQNRGGKRWSLTGMTALVTGGTRGIGHAIVNDLAAFGATVHTCSRTESELNKCLKEWQTQGFLVTGSVCDVSSRPQRENLVQQVSSTFNGKLNIFINNVGTNFRKPTIDYTAEEYSELMTINLDSAFHLSQLTHPLLKESRVGGSIVFISSVAGVVSLGTGAVYAASKAAINQLTKNLACEWAKDGIRSNCVVPWATRTPLVEHLLQNQKFVDDIMARTPLKRIAEPEEVSSLVTFLCLPAASYITGQVICVDGGLTVFGFQPSMIIT, encoded by the exons ATGGCAGCAGAAGAAGCACAAAACAGAGGAGGAAAGAGATGGTCTCTCACCGGAATGACAGCTCTTGTTACCGGCGGCACTCGTGGAATCGG ACATGCCATAGTGAATGATCTAGCTGCATTTGGTGCTACTGTACACACTTGTTCAAGGACAGAATCAGAGCTTAATAAGTGCTTAAAAGAATGGCAAACTCAAGGCTTTTTGGTTACTGGATCGGTCTGTGATGTAAGTTCTCGACCACAGAGAGAGAACCTTGTTCAACAAGTGTCCTCCACCTTCAATGGCAAGCTCAATATTTTT ATAAATAATGTTGGAACAAACTTTAGAAAGCCAACAATTGATTACACAGCTGAAGAATATTCAGAGCTAATGACAATTAATTTAGACTCAGCATTCCATCTCAGCCAACTTACACATCCTCTGCTAAAAGAATCAAGAGTGGGAGGAAGCATTGTGTTCATTTCATCTGTTGCAGGTGTGGTCAGCTTAGGTACTGGAGCTGTCTATGCTGCAAGTAAAG CTGCAATTAATCAGCTTACAAAAAATTTGGCTTGTGAATGGGCAAAAGATGGTATAAGGAGCAATTGTGTTGTACCATGGGCAACCAGAACTCCACTTGTAGAACAT CTATTACAAAATCAAAAGTTTGTGGATGATATAATGGCTAGAACCCCTCTTAAGCGCATTGCAGAACCAGAAGAAGTGTCCTCTTTGGTGACTTTCCTTTGTTTGCCTGCTGCATCTTACATCACTGGACAAGTTATCTGTGTTGATGGTGGATTAACTGTGTTTGGATTTCAACCCAGCATGATAATTACCTGA
- the LOC123918217 gene encoding tropinone reductase homolog At5g06060-like: MAVAEECSSNRASRWSLKGMTALVTGGTRGIGHAIVEDLCGFGATVHTCSRNQTELDNCLDQWRSKGFLVSGSVCDVSSRDQREKLIQEVTSIFNGKLHIYVNNVGANFRKPTIEYTAEVYSEIMTINLDSSYHLCQLSHPLLKASGMGSIVFISSIAGVVSLGTGSVYAASKAAINQLTKNLACEWAKDGIRSNCVVPATTNTPLVEHLLRNKQYVDEMLSRTPLGRIAEAQEISSLVAFLCLPAASYITGQVICVDGGLTVNGFQPSMRIT, encoded by the exons ATGGCAGTGGCTGAAGAGTGCAGTTCCAACAGAGCCTCAAGATGGTCCCTCAAAGGAATGACTGCCCTCGTCACTGGTGGAACTCGTGGGATTgg ACATGCCATAGTTGAGGATTTATGTGGGTTTGGTGCTACCGTCCACACTTGTTCCAGAAACCAAACAGAGCTCGATAATTGTTTGGATCAATGGCGTAGTAAAGGCTTTTTGGTTTCTGGATCTGTTTGTGATGTTTCATCTCGAGATCAAAGGGAGAAGCTCATTCAAGAAGTTACTTCAATCTTCAATGGCAAACTTCACATTTAT GTGAACAATGTTGGAGCAAACTTTAGGAAACCAACCATTGAGTACACTGCTGAAGTATATTCAGAAATAATGACAATTAATTTAGATTCTTCATATCATTTGTGCCAACTTTCACATCCTCTTCTGAAGGCATCTGGAATGGGAAGCATTGTATTCATTTCATCTATTGCTGGTGTGGTGAGCTTAGGTACAGGATCAGTCTATGCAGCAAGTAAAG CTGCAATCAATCAGCTTACAAAAAATTTGGCTTGTGAATGGGCAAAAGATGGCATAAGAAGCAATTGTGTTGTTCCTGCTACCACCAATACACCACTTGTTGAACAT CTACTTCGCAACAAGCAGTATGTAGACGAAATGTTGTCTCGAACTCCTCTTGGGCGTATCGCTGAAGCTCAAGAAATTTCATCCTTGGTGGCTTTCCTTTGTCTTCCGGCTGCATCTTACATCACAGGACAGGTTATTTGTGTTGATGGAGGATTGACAGTGAATGGATTTCAGCCTAGTATGAGAATAACATAA